One Owenweeksia hongkongensis DSM 17368 genomic region harbors:
- a CDS encoding TlpA family protein disulfide reductase — translation MNKFIPTLFLSLICSIGLLAQEGLPSIQIKDLMGNQVDASTLSNDGKPIVVSFWATWCKPCIRELSTINDDYIDWQDETGVKLIAISIDDSRLSSKVRPFVTGQGWEYEVYLDENSELRRALNVNNIPHTFLLNGEGEIVWQHNGYIPGDEDHLYELITKLVNGEDINE, via the coding sequence ATGAATAAATTTATTCCTACCCTTTTCCTTAGTCTTATTTGCTCAATTGGTCTCTTAGCTCAAGAAGGGTTGCCTAGCATTCAAATTAAAGACCTAATGGGTAACCAAGTGGATGCATCTACTTTGAGTAATGACGGAAAACCTATTGTTGTAAGCTTTTGGGCAACTTGGTGCAAACCATGTATTCGCGAGCTAAGCACCATTAATGATGACTACATTGACTGGCAGGATGAGACTGGTGTTAAGTTAATCGCTATTTCTATCGATGATAGCCGTTTATCAAGTAAGGTTCGTCCTTTTGTAACTGGCCAAGGCTGGGAATACGAGGTGTACTTAGATGAGAACTCTGAACTTAGACGTGCTTTAAATGTGAATAACATCCCTCATACTTTTTTACTTAACGGAGAAGGTGAGATCGTGTGGCAACACAATGGTTACATACCCGGTGATGAGGATCATTTATATGAGCTAATCACCAAATTGGTGAACGGAGAAGACATCAACGAGTAA